Genomic segment of Oncorhynchus keta strain PuntledgeMale-10-30-2019 unplaced genomic scaffold, Oket_V2 Un_contig_5024_pilon_pilon, whole genome shotgun sequence:
tttatctaatctctatatatatctttctctctctctctttctctctctcttttctctttctctctttctctttctctctctctattttctctctctatttctctctctctttctctctctctctttctctctctctctttctctctctctctttctctctttctctttctctctttctctttctctctctttctctctctctctctctttctctctctctttctctctcctttctctctctctttctctctctctcctttctctctctctctctctctctctttctctctctctcctttctctctttctctctctctcctttctctctctctttctctctctctctttctctctctttctctctttctttctctcttttctctctctctctttctctctctctttctctctttctctttctctctctttatctctttctctctttctctttctatatttatatatatatctatatatatatatatttatatatatatatatatatatatataacatatatatatatctatatatttatatatatatatatatatctctatatatatataacatatatatataacatatatatatatatatctctctctatctctatctctctctttatatatatctctttctctctctctctttctctctattctatttctctatctctctttctctctctctcttctctctctctctctctctctctctttctctctctctctttctctctcttctttctctctttctctttttctctctctttctcttctctctctctctctctctcttctctctctctttctctttctctctctctctctctctctctctctctctctctctctctctctctctctctttctctctctctttctctctctctctctctctctctttctctctctctctctctctctctctctttctctctttctctctttctctctctctctctctctctctctttcttctttctctctctctctctctctctctctctctctctctttctctttctctctctctctttctctctctctctctctctctctctctctctctctctctctctctctctctctttctctctctctttctctctttctctttctctctttctctctttctctctctctctctttctctctctctctttctctctttctctctttctctctttctctctttctctttctctctttctctctctctctctctctctctttctctctctctctttctctctctctctttctctctctctctttctctctctttctctctctttctctctctctttctctctttctctttctctctttctctctctctctctctctttctctctctctttctctctctttctctctctctttttctctctttctctttctctctctctttctctctttctctttctctctctttctctctctctttctctttctctctttctctctctctctttctttctctctctctctctctctctttctctctctctctctttctctctttctctctctttctctctatttctctctctctctctttctctctctctctttctctttctctcttctcttctctctctttttctctctctctatttctctctctctttctctttctctctctctttttctctttctctctctctctttctctctttctctctttctctctttctctctttctctctctctctttctctctttctcttttctctctctctctctttctctctctctctttctctctcttctctctttctctctttctctctctctctctctctctctctttctctctctctctctctctctctctctttctctctatctctctctttctctttctctctctttctttctctctctctatctctctctctctctctctctctctctctctctctctttctctatctctctctctctctctttctctctctatctctctatctctatctctatatatattctctttctctctctctctctctctctctctttctctctctctctttctctctctttctctatttatctctctctcttttctctctctctttctctctatatctctctctctctctaacatctctttctctctttctctttctctctctctctttctctctctctctttctctctttctctctttctctctttctctctctctctttctctctctctttctctctctcatctctctctctttttctcttatctctttctctttctctttctctctttctctctctctttttctctttctctctttctctttctctctctctctctctctctttctctctctctatctctctctctctctctctctctctctttctctctctctctttctctctctctctttctctttctctctctctctttctctctctctctttctctcttctctttctctctctctctctctttctttctctctctctttctctctctctctttctctctttctctctttctctctttctctctttctctctctctctctctctctttctctctctctctttctctctatctctcttttctctctctctctttctctcttttctcttatctctctctctcatatatttctctctttctatctctctttctctatctattctctatctctttctatctttcttaaaacatatatctttctctctctctctttctctctatctctttctctctctttctctatctctatttctctctctctctttctctcttctctctctttctctcttctctttctctctttctttctctctctttctctctctctttctctctctctctgtctctctctctttctctctttctctctctttctctctttctctctttctctctttctctctttctctctctttctctctctctatttctctctctctctctttctctctctctatttctctctttctctctttctctctttctctctttctctctttctctctttctctctctctttctctctttctctctttctctctttctctctttctctctttctctcttttctctctttctctctttctctctctctctctttctctctctctttctctctttctctctctctttctttctttctttctctctttctttctctcttctctttctctctttctttctctctctctctttctctctctttctctctttctccctctctctctttatctctgacTCTCTGAACTCAGACCCTTGCAGCCCTCCCGGACCAGGACTCGTTCTATGACGTGACCGATTGTCTGGAACAGCAGGGAATGGAACACATTATGCACAAACACATGAGCAGCAAGGTCACCGAGCCAGACCTGAAACAGCAGTTCACCATATACGAGGTAACACACACGGAGATGTTCACCcaggtctccctcctctccctctttcactaaCTGGATGTTTCCTCTGTCGTGTCCAGAGGGCTCTGAGGCACGAGGACGGAGAGATGGATGCCGCTCCTCACgtcaggaaggagaggaggaaggtgacaGCCGGCGAACAGGAAGGCAGGAGGATCAGGAGATCCTCGGCTCAGAACCTCCCCgacatcctctcctcctcacctacCACATCCAacactatctctccctcctcctctactctctccccttccacctcctctcctttctctccctcctcctccactctctccccttccacctcctcccctttctctccctcctcctcctctccctctaacaGTCCTACAGCCGGGCTGAGTAggacctcctcccctctcccctcctcctctcgtagtgcctcacccctcaccccaacTTCCAGCCCATCAGAATCTGGTTCTCAGAAGTCCTCTCCTCTACCGCCCCCCGAGGTGACCAACGGTACTGCAGCCTACCTgtctcccactgaacaggagccCAAGACAACGTCTAACCTGTAAGGAACTAACCAACacacctgtgtgtctctctgtgtgtgtctctctgtgtgtgtgtctctgtgtgtgtgtgtctctgtgtgtgtgtctctgtgtgtgtgtgtgtgtgtgtgtctgtgtgtgtgtcgctctgtgtgtgtgtgtgtcgctctgtgtgtgtgtgtgtcgctctgtgtgtgCGTTTCACCAGCgtgttgtcatggtgacctgcaggccgtacaccagcatgttgtcatggtgacctgcaggccgtgcaccagcatgttgtcatggtgacctgcaggccgtgcaccagcatgttgtcatggtgacctgcaggccgtgcaccagcatgttgtcatggtgacctgcaggccgtgcaccagcatgttgtcatggtaGGTTGACCTGCAGGCCGTgcaccagcatgttgtcatggtgacctgcaggccgtgcaccagcatgttgtcatggtgacctgcagaccgtacaccagcatgttgtcatggtgacctgcagaccgtacaccagcatgttgtcatggtgacctgcaggccgtgcaccagcatgttgtcatggtgacctgcaggccgtgcaccagcatgttgtcatggtgacctgcaggccgtgcaccagcatgttgtcatggtgacctgcaggccgtgcaccagcatgttgtcatggtgacctgcaggccgtgcaccagcatgttgtcatggtgacctgcagaccgtacaccagcatgttgtcatggtgacctgcaggccgtacaccagcatgttgtcatggtgacctgcaggccgtgcaccagcatgttgtcatggtgacctgcaggccgtgcaccagcatgttgtcatggtgacctgcagaccgtacaccagcatgttgtcatggtaGGTTGACCTGCAGGCCGTacaccagcatgttgtcatggtgacctgcaggccgtgcaccagcatgttgtcatggtgacctgcaGGCCGTGCACCAGCgtgttgtcatggtgacctgcaggccgtacaccagcatgttgtcatggtaGGTTGACCTGCAGGCCGTgcaccagcatgttgtcatggtgacctgcaggccgtgcaccagcatgttgtcatggtgacctgcaggccgtgcaccagcatgttgtcatggtaGGTTGACCTTCAGGCCGTacaccagcatgttgtcatggtgacctgcagaccgtacaccagcatgttgtcatggtgacctgcaggccgtgcaccagcatgttgtcatggttTCTCTAGTtctttgtttgtgttgttgctgATTGGCTGAACGTGCTTCATGCTCTGTCTttattcagctgatgttctgtgAGAACGTGTCCTTCGCTGTCCAACGTTTACACGTCCTGAAGCTGTTTGGAATCATCATAAAtcaacatataatatataataatatatgccatttagctgacgcttttatccaaagcgacttacagtcatgtgtgcatacattctacgtatgggtggtcccgggaatcgaacccactaccctggcgttacaagcgccatgctctaccaactgagccgtTGTCGGACCACCATGTTGTCCCTTTTTGCCTTAAATACTTAAGTCTCTTTCCGTCGTGCTCCATCTACGTTCTCTTTCTGGGTTGCTGCTATTCTCTGTCCTCTGGCCTGTCTGTCCTCTGGCCTGTCTGTCCTCTGGCCTGTCTGTCCTCTGGCCTGTCTGTCCTCTGGCCTGTCTGTCCTCTGGCCTGTCTGTCCTCTGGCCTGTCTGTCCTCTGGCCTGTCTGGTGTTGTGGGTCTGTCTGCCTCCTTGGTTTCTCATTTGGTGTCAGTGTCCCaaataccaccctattccctatatagtggtactactatagaccagagccctattccctatatagtggtactactatagaccagagccctattcctatatagtgcactactatagaccagaaccctattccctatatagtggtactactatagaccagagccctattccctatatagtggtactactatagaccagagccctattccctatatagtgcactactatagaccagaaccctatggcaccctattccctatatagtggtactactatagaccagagccctattccctatatagtggtactactatagaccagagccctattccctatatagtggtactactatagaccagagccctattcctatatagtggtactactatagaccagagccctattcctatatagtggtactactatagaccagagccctattccctatatagtggtactactatagaccagagccctgttccctatatagtggtactactatagaccagagccctattccctatatagtggtactactatagaccagagccctattcctatatagtggtactactatagaccagagccctattccctatatagtggtactactatagaccagagccctattccctatatagtggtactactatagaccagagctctattcctatatagtggtactactatagaccagagccctattccctatatagtggtactactatagaccagagccctattccctatatagtggtactactatagaccagagccctattccctatatatagtggtactactatagaccagagccctattccctatattgtgctctggtttaaagtagtgcactattttgtgTAGCCGTCATGAAACCATGGTtgttacccctctcctctctcctctctctcctgtcctgtcctgtcctggccaCTAGGGGGCGGTCATTCCTCAGTCACCACATGTCTGCCTTGGGGATCAGTAGGAGGTCACGGCTCTTTAACAAGGCTGGTTCCATCTCTGAGGAACCTGCTCCTTCTGCCTCTCGAGCCGCAAGCAGGTCTGACTACACCTccatcaccctctctgtctctctctgtctctctctgtctctctctgtctctctctgtctctctctgtctcgatctctctgggtctctctctcgaactctctgggtctctctctctctgtctctctctctcgatctctctgggtctctctctctcgatctctctgggtctctctctctcaaactctctgggtctctctctctctcgatctctctgggtctctctctctctctcgatctctctgggtctctctctctctctcgaactctctgggtctctctctctcgaactctcgaactctctgggtctctctcgaactctctcgaactctctgggtctctctctctctctctcgaactctctctctctctctctctctctctctctctctctctctcgaactctctgggtctctctctctctctctctgggtctctctctcgaactctctgggtctctctctcgaactctctgggtctctctctcgaactctctgggtctctctctcgaactctctgggtctctcattcactcactcatgTTTCTACTGTGGTAAAGTCCATTAAAGCTTCCTGAGAACCTGGGACCACAGAGGTCTGACTAATTAAAGTGGCAGTGAAAGGAGAGGATCAGTCTTAACCCACTGAAGAGGGCTTGTGCCCcccctgagtcccaaatggcaccctattctctaaaaCA
This window contains:
- the LOC127925080 gene encoding FH1/FH2 domain-containing protein 3-like — translated: MLFVDGMNGVIDHNDTVQWLYTLSGSLSRLVVKTALKLLIVFVEYTELNSPLLIQAVNTVDGKRGVKPWSYLTEILEEKNGSDTELFILTMNLINKTLAALPDQDSFYDVTDCLEQQGMEHIMHKHMSSKVTEPDLKQQFTIYERALRHEDGEMDAAPHVRKERRKVTAGEQEGRRIRRSSAQNLPDILSSSPTTSNTISPSSSTLSPSTSSPFSPSSSTLSPSTSSPFSPSSSSPSNSPTAGLSRTSSPLPSSSRSASPLTPTSSPSESGSQKSSPLPPPEVTNGTAAYLSPTEQEPKTTSNLGRSFLSHHMSALGISRRSRLFNKAGSISEEPAPSASRAASSPLKLPENLGPQRSD